From Nycticebus coucang isolate mNycCou1 chromosome 6, mNycCou1.pri, whole genome shotgun sequence, the proteins below share one genomic window:
- the LOC128589155 gene encoding U1 small nuclear ribonucleoprotein C-like — MPKFYCDYCDTYLTHDSPSVRKTHCSGGKHKENVKDYYQKWMEEQAQSLIDKTTAAFQQGKIPPTPFSAPPPAGAMIPPPPSLPGPPPPGMMPVGPAPGMRPPMGGHMPMMPGPPMMRPPARPMMVPTRPGMTRPDR; from the coding sequence ATGCCCAAGTTTTATTGTGATTACTGCGATACCTATCTCACCCATGACTCTCCATCTGTGAGGAAGACACACTGCAGTGGGGGAAAGCACAAAGAGAATGTGAAAGACTATTATCAGAAATGGATGGAAGAGCAGGCCCAGAGCCTGATTGACAAAACAACGGCTGCATTTCAACAAGGAAAAATACCTCCTACTCCATTCTCGGCTCCTCCTCCTGCAGGGGCGATGATTCCACCTCCCCCCAGTCTTCCgggtcctcctcctcctgggatgATGCCAGTGGGACCTGCTCCTGGAATGAGGCCACCCATGGGAGGTCACATGCCAATGATGCCTGGGCCCCCAATGATGAGACCTCCTGCTCGTCCCATGATGGTGCCCACTCGTCCTGGAATGACTCGACCAGACAGATAA